A single Pseudomonas putida DNA region contains:
- a CDS encoding tyrosine-type recombinase/integrase — MNSYAIDETSLNKLYKAAASIGTEETQDRNEMVLSVFVHTGANLEEALNLTAAEVMNALKAADHGQMVMIPFPSPQTSKIRHDASTTGKRSVPVPQSTVIRWARYIHTTRSSCIKGMHGDDHGFLLISTKTGKQLTAGSLAAILRELSLAAGLQKPINTRMLRSRFLLNACAAIKRSHGSGATMAQSHAFAEALQWMTGHTRISTLEHYLTLIGDDGCPPSD; from the coding sequence ATGAACAGCTATGCAATCGACGAAACTTCTCTCAACAAGCTTTATAAAGCTGCTGCCTCCATAGGTACTGAGGAAACGCAGGATCGAAATGAAATGGTGCTTTCGGTGTTCGTACACACGGGCGCAAATCTGGAGGAAGCGCTCAACCTAACTGCGGCTGAAGTAATGAACGCACTTAAGGCTGCTGACCATGGCCAGATGGTTATGATTCCATTTCCTAGCCCACAAACGAGTAAAATCCGTCATGATGCGAGTACTACGGGTAAACGGAGCGTACCTGTTCCTCAATCTACTGTCATCCGGTGGGCACGCTATATTCATACAACTCGTTCATCTTGCATCAAAGGCATGCACGGTGATGATCACGGTTTTCTGCTTATCAGCACCAAGACAGGCAAGCAGCTTACAGCCGGATCGCTGGCAGCGATCTTGCGCGAATTGAGTCTCGCTGCGGGTTTACAAAAACCAATTAACACTCGGATGCTCAGGTCCAGGTTTCTGCTTAATGCTTGCGCGGCCATCAAACGGAGTCATGGCAGTGGTGCGACAATGGCGCAGTCCCACGCTTTCGCTGAGGCACTTCAATGGATGACGGGACACACCCGCATCAGCACCCTTGAACATTATCTGACATTGATCGGTGACGATGGTTGCCCTCCTTCGGATTGA
- a CDS encoding fumarylacetoacetate hydrolase family protein, translated as MKLATLRDGSRDGRLLVVSRDLSLATRAHAVSTLQEAIERWDEVKDKLDSEYRRLNEGDETGAFPFDPSDVMAPLPRAYQFVDASAFLNHGKIMEQAYNLTVKKNPGVPILVQRQGDDFFGPKDDYPFPSEQDHCDFEGEVAVIVNDVPMGIDSSNAEKHVKLFLLLNDVSMRAHLFRELSMGFGFINAKPATVFAPVAVTPDELGEAWSEGRVHLDLHVSRNGEWFGNPNGAEMDFSFGELIAHLAYNRNLRAGTILASGTFSNQGYKKVGSACLAERRAIELIEQGESKTPFMQYGETLRFEMLDLDGRSLFGAIEHQMVSTEGQP; from the coding sequence ATGAAACTTGCAACACTGAGAGACGGCAGTCGAGACGGTCGTCTCCTCGTGGTTTCCCGCGATCTGTCTTTGGCGACACGTGCTCATGCTGTTTCCACACTGCAAGAGGCGATCGAGCGTTGGGACGAGGTAAAGGACAAGCTGGATTCGGAATACCGCCGCCTCAACGAGGGCGACGAGACGGGAGCATTCCCCTTCGACCCATCTGATGTCATGGCACCGCTACCTAGGGCTTATCAATTCGTGGACGCTTCTGCGTTCTTGAATCACGGCAAAATAATGGAGCAGGCGTACAACCTGACCGTTAAGAAAAACCCAGGTGTCCCTATCCTGGTGCAGCGACAAGGTGACGACTTTTTCGGCCCCAAGGACGATTACCCGTTCCCCAGCGAGCAGGATCATTGCGACTTCGAGGGGGAGGTTGCAGTCATCGTCAACGATGTGCCCATGGGCATTGACTCATCCAATGCCGAAAAGCATGTGAAGCTTTTTCTATTACTCAATGATGTGTCCATGCGGGCACACCTGTTCCGAGAGCTTTCGATGGGGTTCGGCTTCATCAATGCGAAGCCGGCGACAGTCTTCGCACCGGTTGCCGTGACGCCTGATGAGCTGGGTGAGGCGTGGAGCGAGGGTAGGGTGCACTTGGACCTCCATGTCTCTAGAAATGGTGAGTGGTTCGGAAACCCAAATGGCGCCGAGATGGATTTCAGCTTCGGTGAACTGATTGCGCACCTTGCCTACAACCGCAACCTGCGCGCAGGCACGATTTTGGCGTCTGGCACGTTCTCGAATCAGGGCTACAAGAAAGTGGGCTCGGCGTGTCTTGCTGAACGACGCGCAATCGAGTTGATAGAGCAGGGTGAGTCAAAAACGCCTTTCATGCAGTACGGTGAAACCCTGCGTTTTGAAATGCTCGATCTGGATGGTCGATCGCTGTTCGGAGCGATTGAGCATCAGATGGTGTCCACCGAGGGTCAGCCATGA
- a CDS encoding tyrosine-type recombinase/integrase yields MDRAKKCYLNIPKGSKLATHAPLGNSHALFNSASGFPVLFFPDGRYCFEFNAYLASLLLERRYSLVGENGGTYTQIAADLSPLVRYLHSNRICAMEMTNSRFMSFIDGLNVGRNPDGSATRQPNRIRAIGSTCLDFLNYMGEFHHRPSFVSPKGTIRAYQKHEVPKYKKKFAGRLRWYHFHFPNPRPDNYRHPIGDLSLKKLYDAADTMGNYETQQRNRIILSVYEHTGARREEGNNLLVAELIAALESSEPCPKIKMPTLKRGSNHFRYVPVPRIYLQQWMDYVDSTRLVCMIEKGVVDDGYLFINVKTGRRLASTTISKIVQELRAAANLPERAHPHMFRHRFITNKLKSIMLEFDFENQDNFKRALADFSGFYEKLKQWTGHARIESLERYIHLACDELSELGPIVEHALQAEAFRAVSRVLNGIKQKLDSGEITAYEYQKQFRRTIESGLGDLFSDAWKASLSTNDDFQS; encoded by the coding sequence ATGGATAGAGCCAAAAAGTGCTATTTAAACATACCTAAGGGCTCAAAGCTTGCGACACATGCACCTCTAGGAAATAGTCACGCACTTTTCAACAGCGCTAGCGGCTTCCCCGTGTTGTTTTTTCCTGATGGGCGCTACTGCTTCGAGTTTAATGCATATCTTGCATCACTGCTCCTTGAGCGAAGATATTCCTTAGTTGGCGAGAACGGCGGAACCTATACCCAAATTGCCGCTGATTTATCACCTCTTGTACGGTACTTGCATAGTAATCGTATTTGCGCCATGGAGATGACAAATTCACGGTTTATGAGTTTCATTGATGGGCTCAATGTAGGCAGAAATCCTGATGGGAGCGCCACTCGACAGCCTAACCGCATCCGAGCGATAGGCTCAACGTGTCTTGATTTTCTAAATTACATGGGTGAATTTCATCACCGTCCGAGCTTTGTCTCCCCTAAAGGTACAATCAGAGCCTATCAAAAGCATGAAGTCCCTAAATACAAGAAAAAGTTTGCTGGGCGTCTGCGTTGGTATCACTTTCACTTCCCCAATCCTCGGCCAGACAATTATCGTCATCCGATCGGAGATTTATCACTTAAAAAGTTGTATGACGCGGCGGATACTATGGGGAATTATGAAACTCAGCAGCGTAACAGAATAATTCTTTCAGTGTATGAGCATACTGGTGCTCGCAGGGAGGAGGGTAATAATCTCCTTGTTGCTGAACTAATTGCTGCTCTAGAGAGTAGTGAGCCGTGTCCGAAAATCAAAATGCCTACTCTCAAGCGTGGATCCAACCATTTCCGATATGTTCCTGTGCCAAGAATCTATCTTCAGCAATGGATGGATTACGTGGATTCTACGAGACTAGTGTGTATGATTGAGAAGGGGGTGGTCGATGATGGTTATCTCTTCATAAATGTTAAAACCGGAAGACGATTAGCCAGTACGACAATTTCAAAGATCGTGCAGGAGTTGCGAGCAGCGGCAAATCTCCCGGAACGTGCGCATCCACACATGTTTCGCCACCGATTCATTACGAACAAGTTGAAATCAATAATGCTGGAGTTTGATTTTGAAAATCAAGATAACTTTAAAAGGGCTTTGGCTGACTTCAGCGGATTTTACGAAAAGCTCAAGCAGTGGACTGGCCATGCCAGGATCGAGTCTCTTGAACGATACATACATCTTGCATGTGATGAGCTATCTGAATTAGGTCCTATCGTAGAGCATGCTTTACAAGCCGAAGCATTTCGAGCCGTCAGTCGGGTGCTCAACGGCATAAAACAGAAGTTGGATAGCGGAGAGATTACAGCTTATGAATATCAAAAACAATTTCGACGAACCATAGAAAGTGGCCTGGGTGACTTGTTCAGTGATGCTTGGAAGGCGTCGTTGTCTACAAACGATGATTTTCAATCATAA
- a CDS encoding LysR substrate-binding domain-containing protein, with protein MTDSTKSNRAIYDLDMLRAVVMVADCGSFTTAAARLHSTQSTVSQKVRRLEEMVGHQLLDRSNREVHPTDAGETLLRYARHLLTVSNQLSEAMSGGVSVTVRIGLPDDFVAGKAMQALAAFNRLNPTVKLEITGGLSRDLMSTYDRGELDLVLVKQRRHSREANACQPERIEWIDSAQYPSFAQDPIPLVTFPPRGLYRDDMISAVEAMGRSWRIGFTSSSLAGIQAAVANGLGVSLLPSRVVTPGHRVLGAEEGFKPIRVFEAAIFHRPTADPMVKELAEILIGILHAEAE; from the coding sequence ATGACCGACAGCACCAAATCCAACCGCGCCATCTATGACCTGGACATGCTCCGCGCCGTGGTCATGGTGGCCGACTGTGGCAGCTTCACCACTGCCGCCGCACGCCTGCATTCCACCCAATCCACGGTCAGCCAGAAGGTGCGCAGGCTGGAGGAAATGGTCGGCCATCAGCTGCTTGATCGCAGCAACCGCGAGGTGCACCCGACCGACGCCGGTGAAACCCTGTTGCGCTATGCGCGGCATCTGCTCACGGTGAGCAACCAGCTGAGCGAAGCGATGTCGGGTGGGGTATCGGTCACGGTGCGTATCGGCCTGCCGGACGATTTTGTCGCGGGCAAGGCGATGCAGGCGCTGGCAGCGTTCAACCGGCTCAACCCGACGGTCAAGCTGGAGATCACCGGCGGCCTGAGCCGTGACCTGATGAGCACCTACGACAGGGGCGAACTGGACCTGGTGCTGGTCAAGCAGCGGCGCCACAGCCGCGAGGCCAATGCCTGCCAGCCGGAGCGTATCGAGTGGATCGACAGCGCGCAGTACCCGAGCTTTGCCCAGGACCCGATCCCGCTGGTGACCTTTCCGCCGCGTGGCCTGTACCGCGATGACATGATCAGCGCGGTCGAGGCCATGGGCCGTAGTTGGCGCATTGGCTTCACCAGTTCAAGCCTGGCGGGCATCCAGGCGGCGGTGGCCAATGGCTTGGGCGTCAGCCTGTTGCCGTCGCGGGTGGTGACGCCTGGGCATCGGGTGCTCGGGGCAGAGGAGGGGTTCAAGCCGATTCGGGTGTTCGAGGCGGCGATCTTCCATCGGCCCACGGCGGACCCGATGGTCAAGGAATTGGCCGAGATCCTGATTGGCATCCTGCACGCCGAAGCCGAGTAA
- a CDS encoding N-acetylmuramoyl-L-alanine amidase: MRRRHVLHLLVAGLAVPWALSAKASPRLLAARAADDGERLRLVFELNGRPQYRTFTLQSPDRLIIDLDNTHVANSLGHFPEASRLVTAVRSGAYGTSTRVVLDLKEPAAAKLFVLDPSGSDNYRLVLDLRSAAKPATVVAATQIESIRNSSDRDIVVVIDAGHGGKDPGAMGSKGEKEKVVALAIAQQLAQKLNAQRGFKAHLVRNTDVFIPLRKRVEAARRHNADMFVSVHADAAPRKSASGASVYALSENGATSTTARWMAQRENSSDLLGARELLSLKNKDPMVANVILDMSLSSTIATSLDLGRTILGNVGKVAGTHQKRVEQAGFAVLKSPDIPSILVETGFISNDNDCRKLCDPRHQKRLAQAVFDGINDYFSATPPEGTLLATRARARTA; this comes from the coding sequence ATGCGTAGACGCCATGTACTTCACCTCTTGGTGGCTGGCCTAGCAGTCCCATGGGCCCTATCCGCGAAAGCCTCTCCAAGGCTCCTGGCTGCTAGAGCAGCTGATGATGGGGAACGGTTACGACTGGTTTTTGAGCTGAACGGCCGCCCTCAATACCGCACCTTCACCCTACAGTCCCCTGATAGATTGATCATCGATCTAGATAACACCCATGTCGCAAATTCGCTCGGGCATTTCCCCGAAGCCAGCCGCCTGGTGACCGCAGTACGAAGTGGTGCATACGGCACCAGTACTCGAGTGGTGCTTGACCTGAAGGAACCAGCCGCCGCGAAGCTGTTCGTCCTCGATCCTTCCGGGAGTGATAACTACCGCTTGGTACTCGACCTCCGCTCTGCTGCCAAACCCGCCACAGTAGTAGCTGCCACGCAAATTGAATCAATCAGAAATAGCTCCGATCGTGACATCGTGGTTGTCATAGACGCGGGGCACGGCGGCAAAGACCCCGGGGCAATGGGGTCTAAAGGTGAAAAGGAGAAAGTGGTAGCGCTTGCCATTGCGCAGCAGCTCGCGCAGAAGCTCAACGCTCAGCGAGGCTTTAAGGCTCATCTCGTGAGGAACACTGACGTATTCATCCCGCTGAGAAAACGGGTCGAAGCAGCCCGGCGCCATAACGCGGACATGTTTGTTTCTGTACATGCCGATGCCGCCCCGCGGAAAAGTGCCTCCGGAGCGTCCGTCTATGCCCTCTCAGAAAATGGTGCGACATCCACAACTGCGCGCTGGATGGCACAGCGAGAGAACAGCTCCGATCTGTTGGGCGCCAGGGAGCTGCTGTCGCTGAAGAACAAGGACCCAATGGTCGCCAACGTCATCCTGGACATGTCCCTCTCGTCCACGATTGCCACTAGCCTGGACCTAGGAAGAACGATCCTTGGCAATGTCGGCAAGGTCGCCGGCACCCATCAAAAACGGGTAGAGCAGGCAGGTTTCGCAGTCCTCAAGTCACCCGATATCCCTTCGATTCTCGTCGAGACAGGGTTCATTTCCAACGACAATGACTGCCGAAAGCTGTGCGATCCCCGCCACCAAAAACGGCTAGCTCAGGCAGTCTTTGATGGAATAAATGATTACTTCAGCGCTACGCCGCCGGAAGGCACCCTACTGGCCACCCGTGCAAGGGCTCGCACTGCCTGA
- a CDS encoding VOC family protein — MSSISFDFLPHHLGVSVPDLDSSISWYSDMLGFELDFREFVKVIPAEVAFMRRGNFRIELFQVEGAEPLPSERRHPNQDVRTHGNKHLCLAVQDVGSAIATLTDKGVDVVFEKEVLGTPMAFIRDNAGNLIEFIQCPELFQVTPNHTTEKGS; from the coding sequence GTGTCCAGCATCTCCTTTGATTTCTTACCGCATCACCTCGGCGTCAGCGTACCGGACCTGGATTCTTCCATTTCTTGGTACAGCGACATGCTGGGCTTTGAACTGGATTTTCGTGAGTTTGTGAAGGTCATTCCCGCTGAAGTCGCCTTCATGCGTCGAGGTAACTTCCGCATCGAACTCTTCCAGGTTGAAGGGGCTGAACCTCTGCCGTCCGAGCGTCGTCATCCAAATCAAGATGTACGAACGCACGGTAACAAGCACCTGTGCTTAGCAGTGCAGGATGTGGGGTCCGCGATCGCTACGCTTACCGACAAGGGTGTTGACGTGGTTTTTGAGAAGGAGGTGCTGGGTACGCCGATGGCGTTCATCCGTGATAACGCCGGTAACCTGATTGAGTTCATTCAGTGCCCAGAACTCTTTCAGGTAACGCCGAACCACACAACGGAGAAAGGTTCATGA
- a CDS encoding DUF4209 domain-containing protein gives MALDWQLINNESLESLDLDCLLQTVERLDCFSFQTEISRLERDQARWTGAQLECLRFIGAVLTMMLHADRPQEPFGPMFVMGAQRSAIPSDFPRESVRGIEVWATYLKEPELRARFLDVIWIQGRSFPAAQAAVEAYLASALKLEDPKDWNSSVKRMERALRLSAGLGKGGTELRQKVLNEIEAMLHRHKGMDPLYLTLRLTRLLLEFNHGDTRQFADYARSAATEAEDAQDFWRAKDYLQLEADCHRAAGDIEKQGAALRDSAETLVKEAELAQKRSGRGAMVAASVLSDAVEAMRQAPGGRERAAELHEKLLVLQQESVVEFKPISTSLDITQLIQNSTAAVRDKTINEAIIAFCHMAKPPSVADLIREVHKQARVAVFSSLISSEVLNSRGRVIARAPSLEESDDPKLEGLRWRMFGQARMGRSLAVQATLNPARMEILGAHSPDRLHLLSLIQHSPWIPPNHQESILRALVAGFEGDMLIAGHLIPPQLEALIRHVVESLGGATSMLEPGGVQPERPLGVLLETPEALRAFGADGVFELQDLLIDPLGTNLRNEVAHGLLDDSGMFETDVLYAWWLLLRYCVLTSKITARRLGETPPSTADT, from the coding sequence ATGGCGCTTGACTGGCAACTCATCAACAACGAGAGCCTTGAATCCCTAGACTTGGACTGCCTGCTTCAGACGGTTGAGCGGTTGGATTGCTTCAGCTTTCAAACTGAAATTTCTCGGTTGGAGCGAGATCAGGCTCGATGGACCGGCGCGCAGCTCGAATGTCTACGCTTCATCGGCGCAGTGCTAACGATGATGCTCCATGCAGATCGGCCGCAGGAACCCTTTGGACCCATGTTCGTTATGGGAGCACAACGCAGCGCCATTCCATCTGACTTTCCTAGAGAGAGCGTTCGAGGGATAGAAGTGTGGGCAACCTATCTCAAAGAGCCGGAGCTTCGCGCGAGATTCTTGGACGTGATTTGGATTCAGGGACGTTCTTTCCCGGCCGCTCAAGCTGCCGTAGAGGCGTACCTTGCCTCTGCGTTGAAATTGGAGGATCCGAAAGACTGGAATTCCTCTGTGAAACGCATGGAGCGAGCCTTGCGTCTTTCAGCAGGCCTCGGCAAAGGTGGAACAGAGCTGCGACAGAAGGTGCTGAACGAGATCGAGGCCATGCTGCACCGGCACAAGGGTATGGATCCTCTTTACCTAACCCTGCGCCTCACTCGGTTGCTATTAGAGTTTAACCATGGCGACACCAGACAGTTTGCTGATTATGCGCGTTCAGCCGCAACGGAGGCCGAGGACGCCCAAGATTTTTGGAGAGCAAAAGACTACCTCCAGCTTGAGGCCGATTGCCATCGAGCGGCGGGCGATATTGAGAAGCAGGGCGCTGCGCTACGTGACTCAGCTGAAACCCTGGTGAAAGAGGCCGAGTTGGCGCAAAAGCGCTCTGGTCGCGGCGCGATGGTTGCTGCGTCAGTGTTATCGGATGCGGTAGAGGCAATGCGCCAAGCACCAGGGGGACGGGAGCGTGCAGCAGAGTTGCATGAGAAATTGCTGGTCTTGCAGCAAGAGTCGGTAGTCGAGTTTAAGCCGATCTCGACCAGTCTCGACATCACCCAATTGATTCAGAATTCCACCGCAGCGGTTAGGGACAAAACCATCAATGAGGCGATAATTGCATTCTGCCATATGGCAAAGCCACCCTCGGTGGCAGACCTAATACGGGAGGTCCACAAGCAGGCTCGCGTGGCAGTGTTCAGTAGCCTGATTTCAAGCGAAGTGTTGAATTCGCGTGGCCGAGTGATCGCCCGGGCTCCCAGTCTTGAGGAATCTGACGATCCTAAGCTCGAAGGCCTTCGCTGGCGAATGTTTGGGCAAGCGCGCATGGGTCGGAGTCTGGCAGTCCAGGCAACGCTTAACCCTGCCAGGATGGAGATTCTCGGGGCACATAGCCCGGACCGCCTGCATCTTCTGAGCTTGATTCAGCACAGCCCCTGGATCCCGCCTAACCACCAGGAAAGTATCCTCCGTGCCCTCGTTGCGGGCTTCGAGGGTGACATGCTCATCGCCGGCCACCTAATACCCCCACAGCTCGAAGCGTTGATAAGACACGTGGTGGAGTCTTTGGGGGGCGCAACCTCAATGCTAGAACCTGGCGGCGTTCAGCCCGAGCGACCATTAGGTGTTCTACTTGAGACACCTGAGGCGCTCAGGGCTTTCGGTGCGGATGGAGTCTTTGAGTTGCAGGATCTCCTCATCGACCCATTAGGCACCAACCTACGGAACGAGGTGGCGCATGGACTGCTCGACGACTCTGGGATGTTCGAAACAGATGTGTTGTACGCGTGGTGGCTCCTACTTCGCTACTGTGTTCTAACGTCCAAAATCACGGCACGGCGGCTAGGCGAAACACCGCCAAGCACGGCCGACACGTAA
- a CDS encoding NAD-dependent epimerase/dehydratase family protein, whose protein sequence is MKVLVTGGNGFVGRELVRKLLASEDVLPGKPPLSQLTIVDMSGESLPDDPRINMVLGSIADTAVLQEALAVEPDLVFHLASVPGGAAERNYELGLSVNLSATLALFEGLRTQAGRPVVVFTSTVAVYGRELPPLINDHSLLQPELSYGAHKLAGEILLEDYSRRGWLDGRFLRLPGIVARPPEPSGLLSSYMSEVFWKLAAGQHFVCPVSAAATAWWMSVGCCADNLLHAARLSAETASSRRGYTLPVLRLTMAEVVEGMAKKYGEDRRDLVEYQPNAELEAVFGRYPPIDTRAAEAVGFRHDGSLDVLIRNCMAWRD, encoded by the coding sequence ATGAAAGTGCTAGTCACTGGAGGAAACGGCTTTGTAGGTCGGGAACTCGTCAGAAAGCTGCTCGCATCTGAGGACGTCTTGCCGGGCAAACCTCCGCTTTCGCAATTGACGATTGTGGACATGAGTGGAGAAAGTCTGCCCGATGACCCACGCATTAACATGGTCCTCGGGAGCATCGCTGACACTGCGGTGTTGCAGGAAGCCTTGGCGGTAGAGCCTGACCTGGTCTTCCATTTGGCGAGCGTGCCGGGTGGTGCTGCCGAGCGAAATTATGAGCTTGGTTTGAGCGTCAATCTGAGCGCAACGCTCGCATTGTTCGAGGGCCTTCGCACCCAGGCCGGACGGCCTGTTGTCGTGTTCACAAGCACGGTTGCGGTGTATGGACGAGAGCTGCCGCCGCTTATCAATGATCACTCGCTGCTACAGCCAGAGCTTTCCTATGGAGCACACAAGCTCGCTGGCGAGATCCTCCTTGAGGACTACAGCCGTCGGGGCTGGTTGGACGGACGCTTCCTCAGGTTACCTGGCATCGTAGCCAGGCCTCCTGAGCCCTCCGGACTCCTTTCTTCGTACATGAGTGAGGTTTTCTGGAAGCTCGCAGCGGGTCAGCATTTCGTTTGCCCAGTATCCGCAGCTGCAACCGCTTGGTGGATGTCGGTTGGATGCTGTGCGGATAACCTTCTTCATGCAGCTCGTCTGTCTGCCGAGACGGCCAGTTCGAGGCGGGGTTACACACTGCCCGTCCTACGCTTGACCATGGCAGAGGTCGTGGAGGGGATGGCGAAGAAGTACGGGGAAGACCGGCGAGACCTGGTTGAGTACCAGCCGAATGCTGAACTCGAGGCTGTGTTCGGTCGTTATCCTCCGATCGACACTCGTGCAGCTGAGGCTGTGGGATTCAGGCATGACGGCAGCCTCGATGTCTTGATCCGAAACTGCATGGCATGGCGCGACTGA
- a CDS encoding DUF2188 domain-containing protein: MSKDQDRTISRRADGTWENKRNDASRASSVHDTQAEAQKAAREMLKNQGGGELTTKGVDGRIRDKDTVAPGNDPSPPKG, from the coding sequence ATGAGTAAAGATCAGGACAGAACCATATCTAGGCGAGCCGATGGTACTTGGGAGAACAAACGCAATGATGCCAGCCGTGCCTCGAGTGTGCATGACACGCAGGCAGAGGCTCAGAAGGCGGCCCGAGAAATGCTCAAGAATCAGGGGGGAGGGGAGCTGACGACTAAGGGAGTAGATGGGAGGATTCGCGACAAAGACACAGTCGCTCCAGGGAATGACCCAAGCCCTCCAAAAGGTTAG
- a CDS encoding SDR family NAD(P)-dependent oxidoreductase — MSISLNGRVAVVTGGAGSIGAAICRRLAASGVTVVVGYNSSKEAAERLVGELPPAGLPHFTFPAVVTDSAALGALAREVEERLGRCDILVNCAGTTRFVPHNDLDGLDDELFDQIFATNVRGPFASTRALSALLKRSDDGLVVNISSIAAVTAMGSNVAYCASKAAVDNMTRSLARALAPAIRVVSVSPGLADTAFISKLDGAWRDDQAARTPLKRLAEPDEVADAVLAVASHLTFTTGAVIPVDGGRPLS; from the coding sequence ATGAGCATTTCACTCAATGGCCGCGTTGCCGTGGTTACCGGCGGTGCTGGCAGCATTGGTGCTGCCATTTGCCGCCGGCTTGCAGCTTCCGGGGTGACGGTTGTGGTGGGGTACAACTCCTCGAAGGAGGCGGCAGAGCGCTTGGTCGGCGAACTCCCGCCGGCAGGGTTACCTCACTTCACCTTCCCCGCAGTGGTAACTGACAGCGCAGCGCTCGGAGCGCTCGCGCGCGAGGTAGAAGAGAGGCTCGGACGTTGCGATATTCTCGTGAACTGCGCCGGCACCACGCGTTTCGTTCCGCACAATGATCTTGATGGCTTGGACGACGAACTGTTCGACCAGATCTTCGCCACGAATGTCCGCGGTCCGTTTGCCTCTACAAGGGCGCTGAGCGCGCTCCTCAAACGCAGTGATGATGGGTTGGTTGTGAACATCTCCTCGATCGCTGCGGTGACGGCAATGGGAAGTAATGTTGCTTACTGCGCTTCGAAAGCCGCGGTGGACAACATGACACGGTCTCTGGCGCGCGCGCTCGCTCCGGCCATTCGAGTGGTTTCCGTATCCCCCGGACTTGCTGATACAGCCTTCATCAGCAAGCTCGACGGCGCCTGGCGGGATGATCAAGCGGCTCGTACACCGCTGAAGCGCCTGGCTGAGCCGGATGAGGTTGCTGATGCTGTCTTGGCTGTTGCGAGCCACCTGACGTTTACCACGGGTGCCGTGATTCCTGTTGATGGTGGAAGACCGCTTAGCTGA
- a CDS encoding LysR substrate-binding domain-containing protein: MFDFNELYFFAQVVEHKGFAAAARKIGIPKSKLSRRVLALEERLGVRLIQRSTRKFTVTEIGQDYYRHCVAMLIEADAAEKVIEQSRSEPHGLIRVSCPPALGAMGVSDAMAKFMVAHPKVQIQVESTNRRVDVVGEGFDIALRVRFPPLQDENLFLKVFGESYQKLVAKPSLIEGVELEVPGDLIGLPSMDLAPANRDHRWAFIDPSGDRVEVPHSPRFVTADLDALHRAAVQGVGVVQMPEVMVRHDLEAGLLVEVLPAYRPPSGLIHAVYPSKRGLLPSVRGLIDLLAEELGANAEADREACIAAGKTPPRRQPPL, from the coding sequence GTGTTTGACTTCAACGAACTGTACTTCTTCGCCCAGGTGGTTGAACACAAGGGCTTTGCCGCGGCCGCACGAAAGATCGGAATCCCAAAATCAAAGCTTAGCCGCCGGGTTTTGGCGCTTGAGGAGCGGCTTGGCGTACGCCTCATCCAGCGTTCAACCCGCAAGTTCACCGTCACCGAAATTGGCCAGGACTACTACCGCCACTGTGTTGCCATGCTCATTGAAGCGGACGCGGCGGAGAAGGTTATCGAGCAGTCCAGATCGGAGCCCCACGGTCTCATTCGAGTCAGCTGCCCGCCGGCGTTAGGCGCCATGGGCGTGAGTGATGCCATGGCGAAGTTCATGGTTGCTCACCCGAAGGTTCAGATCCAGGTCGAGAGCACCAACAGACGGGTTGATGTTGTCGGTGAGGGTTTCGACATTGCCCTACGGGTGCGCTTTCCACCGCTCCAGGACGAGAACCTGTTCCTCAAAGTCTTTGGCGAGAGCTACCAGAAGCTTGTGGCAAAGCCTTCCCTTATCGAAGGGGTCGAACTAGAGGTACCAGGTGATCTGATCGGTCTACCGAGCATGGACCTGGCTCCAGCCAACCGCGACCACCGCTGGGCCTTTATCGATCCCTCCGGGGATCGAGTAGAGGTTCCTCACTCACCACGGTTTGTCACGGCTGACCTAGACGCGCTCCACCGCGCTGCGGTCCAGGGCGTAGGTGTCGTACAGATGCCTGAGGTTATGGTGAGACATGATCTAGAGGCAGGCTTGCTCGTGGAGGTCCTGCCGGCGTACCGACCTCCTAGCGGGCTCATCCATGCCGTCTATCCATCTAAACGGGGACTGCTTCCATCAGTGCGCGGGCTCATTGATCTTCTTGCTGAAGAGCTTGGTGCTAATGCTGAAGCGGATCGCGAGGCCTGCATTGCGGCTGGGAAGACTCCTCCGCGGCGGCAGCCACCTTTATGA